The Chloroflexus aggregans DSM 9485 genome segment ATCGTTGTGGAGCGCATGCCGAATGGCCTCACGCAACCCGTCGACATCACCGACCGGCGCCAACCAACCGGTTTGGCCGGGGCGCACCAATTCGCTAATACCACCGGTATCAAAACCGACGACCGGCGTGCCACATGCCAGTGCTTCGAGCACCGTACTCGGCATATTGTCTTGCAACGACGGAATAACAAAAAGATCAGCAGCGCTATAAGCTAAGGCGAGCCGGGTATCTTCATCAACCGTACCGAGAGGATGATGCGCGATGGGGATATTCAGGGTAGGCGGATGTTTACCGACCGAGACCAGCAATAAGTCGGGTTCATCATACAGACCGGCCAATGCCGCTGCTAATTGAGCAAATCCTTTCCGACGATTATTGACCGAAACCGCGACAAACAGGACGATCTTTGCTTGCTGGGGTAAGCCGAGTATTGCCCGCGCGTAGGCCCGATCATACGGTGCAAAGACGGTGGTATCAAGACCGTTAGGAATGATATGCACCGGTAAATGCCCGAACAGCGAGCTACGGTGTACTTCGGCAGCCATCCAACGGTTGAGCGCAACGATGTGGAGATGACCGGGTGGCACGGCAGCGAGGGCAGCCCGTTTGCGTAACCAAATCCGGTGGGAAAGATCGTGATCATCGCGCGAACCGAGCTGCGGACATGCCCCACAGGTCGCCGTGTAGCGTCCACAGCCTTCATCGTAATGGCAACCGCCGGTAAAGGGCTGCTGGTCGGAAAGCCGCCACACGACCGGTACTCGTTGCGGTACGGTCCGAAAGAAGCTGCCGTAATCGAGCAAACCGGCAACCCAATGTAAAGTGACCACATCGCAAGCCGGCAATGCTCTTGGTAATTCGTACCCATACCGACTGCGATCATCGCTGAATGGTTCGAGGCCGGGCGGGCGGGTTGTGAGGTACGGTTGCATATCGCGTCGGATCCGCCAACCACGCCAACGTCGTTGCCACGTACCGATGAGAACGGGTTTCGACGCCAACTCCTGCACCGTCGGATCATCACTCCACCGATGGGCAACCACCATTCGTGAATCACACCCCAACTGCAATAAGCCCTGATGGAGCCGATACGCTGCCCGTGCCGCACCACCGCTGATGTCGTTCGTACTAACGTGAACTACACGCATACGCTCACCGTGTTTCGAGCCGACGCTGGGCAAATTGCCCAATTGTCGGCAGTGAGTAGATAATCTCAGGGATCACTCGTCGGTAGTAAGCAGGAATGAACGGCAAGGCAAAACCGGCTTTTAACCAATCGAGATATGCCTCACGGCCACGGTAGAGATGACGCCACCGCCCATAGTAGGTTGTCCAGATCACGCGAATAACAGCATTCCGGTAGCGACGCCACTCCTGCGGATGTTGACGGGCATACGCGCGCAGCGCCGGATGCTGATCGAGGAAAGCGAGGAACTGGCGCGATGCACGGGCCAAGCTCGCAATACTGACTGATTTACCAAAGCTGGTATCGTAGATACGATGGCGAAAAATAGCCTCGTGACAATAGACAATGCTACGCCCGATGCTCAAAGCAACGAGCAATGCGTTATCAATGCCGTTCCCGCCATCGAAATCGGGATAACCACCAACCATCCATATCTCGGACGTGCGGGCTACATTGGTGGTGAAACTAACAAACTTATGCTCGTTGCGCCCCCACCGCTCAATCCAATCCGGGCCACTCATCAACGGCGGCGGCAACGGACGGTCGGCGGTCGATCCGATCACCCGATTGTGCTCATCGATAACCTCCACCCGCGAGATGGCTACGGCTGCGGAGGGATTCGCTACCAATGCTGCAACCATCGTCGAGACATAACCCGGCGCCAACTCATCATCATCGCTTAACAAGATGAAATACTCACCGCTTGCGGCTGCTATCAATTGGTTGAAATGCGTTACAATCGGTACCGAAGCTGGGTTTTGGCGAAAAATAAAGGGACGCGGATAGTTGGCGTGGGCTATTTCCCATACAGCATTGCCGTTACAACCGTTGTCGGAGACAATGAGTTCAATCGCCGGATAGTCTTGTGCAGCCACCGAGCGGATTGCCTGCGCCACATACGTGAGTCGTTTGTAGACCGGAATCGCAACTGTTACCGTCGCTACCATATGTCACCTCATCGTGATAGGGTCAATATCGAGCGCTGTACGTTCACGCACAACCCGCGCCGGTGCTCCTACGGCAATCACCCCGGCAGGTAAACTTTTTGTTACAACACTCCCGGCCCCTACCACCGTCCCCGAACCGATTGTTACACCGGATAACACCACCACACCGTACCCTAGCCAGACATCATCTTCCAGCACAATCGGCCCTTTACTCGTCAGCGGTTGCATACCGATCGGCTGACCGGACGCCGTGCCGTGATCGTAGGGGTAGAAGGCACATTGCGGTGCAATCTGGCATCCACGTCCGATTACAATAGGTTCAACATAGGCCGACAATTGGCAACGTGGTTGGAGACCCGTGCGCTCACCGATCACCACACTCCCGCCGCGTCCGCATTCGATAATCGTATCGCGATGCAGCTCGACGTAATCGGCCAGTTCAATCGGTCCACCGTCTTGCCGCTGATAGATCACCACTTCATCGCCGATAAACACATGGCGACCGCGCCGGATTCTGCGCCCATTCAGTTGTGCCGACGGTGCGATGTAACCTTGCGGATAACGATGGGCCAGCCCCACTCGCGCTTTATAGGGCGCATACGGTAAGGCCGCCAACCATGTCGCCACTTTACCCAACCGGTGTGGACCGGCATAGCGCATCCATAGTGATGTCCACAAACGAACCACGTGCTGGCGCATAAAACGGTACTCCTTAGCCTAGGTTGCGGGGTAACCGGCGGCAACCATGCCGGCACGATGGTATTGCCAGAACAGTTCTTCATCGTCTGGCGAAAACAAATTACGCCAATCGCCTGAGCCGCCTTTGCGCACAAAAAACGGCGTATTGGCTCCTTGGGCTGACCGCTCTTTGGCGCGCATCCGATCAAACGACGCAGCCTCAACCGCAGCCGCAATCTGTTCATCGCTCGCCTGCATGTGGCAAAACTCAAGGATCCGCCGTACTTGGGTGGCAGTGTCGGCATAGAGGTCTTCATATTTGACCAACAACAGCTCGCAATCACTATTCAGCCACCCTAAGACATGATCTGACCAACGACCCCAGTAGAAATCACCGGTGATGATCTCACGTAGGGTGATCGGTTTACCGGAGCGTTTGTTCCGCCAATGGTAGAACGATGTCATTGCATCACGCCCATCACGCACAATGTAGATAGCCCGCCGAAAGATCGGGCGATACTGAAGGTGCGTCTTCACAAAGCGCGGTCGCATCTGATTGAACGGTGTGGTCGGATCGGCCATATAGGCCAGATCACCTTTGATATGGCTATCGGGCACATAACGACCAAACCCCTGAAGGCCCAATTCTTCACCGGCCAACAAATTCGCCAGCAAAAAGCGCACCCATGTGTTCCCCGATTTCGGAAACGAGGCGAGATAGTAGAAATCGGAATGCGGAGTAAAACCGAGATCGGCATATGGGCCTCTGATCCACCGACGCAGAGTACGACGCGCACGACGGAAGACGTTCACCATACTAACCCTCCAGAAAACCCTTCTCTTCGAGATAGCGAATGATCTTGCGTGCATTCTCTTCGGGCGTCACATCGGTTGTCGTCAACACCAACTCAGGATTAACCGGCGGCTCATACGGGTCATCGATGCCGGTAAATCCTCGCAGCTCACCACGCCGGGCTTTGGCGTAGAGACCTTTCACATCACGTTGCTCACATACTTCAAGTGGTGTATCGACAAATACTTCAATGAACTGGTCACTCCCGATCATGGCCCGGCACTCGTTCCGCGCGGCGCGGTAGGGGCTGACGGCTGCGCAGATGACGGCCCCGCCCGCTTTGACCACTGCACTGGCAACAAAGCCGATCCGGAGGATGTTGGTATCACGATCCTCACGCGAAAACCCTAAACCCTTCGAGAGATGTGTCCGTACCACATCACCATCGAGTATCGTCGGTGTGCGACCACGCTCGAGTAACAGAATATTGAGAATGGCAGCAATCGTTGACTTCCCCGCACCGCTCAGACCGGTGAACCAAACACAAAACCCTTGGCGGTGACGCGGTGGATACATCTGACGCAGAATCTCGGCAGTCTCAGGGCGGGTAAACCATTCGGGCAACAGGCGCCCCTTAGCCAGATACTCATCACGCACTTGCGTTCCAGAAATAGTGGCAACTTCAGCCCCCGGCGGCACCTCATCGATCGGCACATACCGACCTTCGCGCTTGAGATAGACCAACTCGGTGAAGGGGATCATCTTCACACCAATCTCGGCGGCGTAGCGGGCCAACAGCTCTTGCGCCGCATACGGGCCATAGAATGGCTTGCCGGTGCTGTCGTTGCCGGGGCCGGCATGGTCACGGCCAACAATAAAATGGTTCGCTCCGTAATTACGACGGATGATGGCATGCCAGACCGCTTCGCGCGGGCCGGCCATGCGCATCGCCAACGGTAAGAGGCTGAGCAGTGTGCGCGACGGATCGTAGTATTTTTCGACCAACAGCCGGTAGCTGCGCACACGGGTAAAGTGATCGACATCGCCGGGTTTAGTCATCCCAACCACCGGATGGATGAGCAAGCTGCCATCAACCTGCGCCGCCGCCCGTTTGGTCAGCTCTTCGTGGATGCGGTGCATCGGGTTGCGCGTTTGAAACGCCACCACATTCGACCGCCCCATCGCCGTCAGTAATCGGCGTACCTCAGCCGGCGTCCGCCGCAGATCGACAAAATCGTAGTAGCGCGGCAGATTAAAGACGTACAACCGTCCGGCAGCGTAAAACTTCCCCCAGCGCGCCATCTCGGCTACCAGTGGATGGCGGGGATCGTTCGTGCCGAGAACGGCCAGCGCCTCACGCTCGGCGTCCCACGAAAAAATCTCGCTCACTTCCATAATGGCGAGCGGATTGTTATGCACATCGCGCAGCACGATCCGGTCGCTGCCAAACGAACTCTGTTCGACCGGCAGCGTCACCGGGATGGGCCACAGCCTACCGTCGGCCAGCCGCATCTCTTCCAGCACACGTTCGTAATCGGCCTGCCCCATAAACCCGGTCAGCGGTGAAAAGCCGCCGGTTGCCAGCAATTCCAGATCACACAGACTACGCATCGAAATCTGGATCGATGGCAAGCGTGAGGCCATCGCTAACCATGCGGGCCGCTCTTCAGCCGGCACCACCAAATTGACCAGACGACCGCCATACGGCGGGATCAGGAGGGTATCTTCTGCCATTGAGCTACTCCTAATCCTTACAAAGCCGGACGGAACCATGGCCCACGCACGGGGCGTCCGGCACGGATGAGTTCAGGGACAGTCACAAAACGATACGTCTCTTCCCATTGAGCGAGGAACGTTGCCAGCGTCTCGATCAACGGTGTCCGATCGGCTGCCGCCGGATCACGCGGCTGCACCAGCCGGTCGTGGAGCAGGATAATGCTGCCCGGACGAAGTTGTCGGTTTAACCGTTCAAGCAACTGAACCGGCGATTGCGCAACCCAATCTTCAATGTGGAACGTCCAACCGACAACTTCATACCCGAGCAACAGCGCATCGACGCGCGATCCATACGATTGTCCACCGTAAGGCGGACGAAAGAGGCGGGTTCCATACGGTGCAACCGCCCGCTGTGCAGACCACAATTCTTGCCAACGTCGGTAGCGCGGCGTCTGTGGCATACGCACGTGATGAAAGGTGTGGTTACCAATCACGTGACCGGCAGCAGCAATCTGCGCTACCAGATCACGCTGCTCAGCCGCGTGCCGACCCAACACAAAGAAGGTAGCACGCGCGTGATAGTGAGCCAACACGTCGAGAATCTGTGGTGTGTAACGGGGATGTGGCCCATCATCAAAGGTCAATGCAACCAGGGGAGTAGTCGTCTCTACCCGGATAAGTGTACCAAGCCACCGTCGGCCCAACGGCGCCAACCAACGCCCAAGAAGTGAGGAACGAGCACGACCACCTTGCTGCGATGAAACCATCTGTCCTGATCCTAGATTGCTAGGGGTGGGTAACGGTATTGCAGACTGCCTTGCAACAATCCGATCAACCATGCATTCACCCGCAACCATTCCGCCAACTGTTCGCGCTGACGGATCCGTATCGCCCGGCCCAAATGGCGGAACCAGCGCCTGGCATACGCCAACCAGGGTTGGAACGACCACCATTGCGCGAGTTGTTCACCGCCATAGCGACGAGCTAACGCCACATTGGCAATCGCCCGCTCGCGCGTTTGGCGCAACATCCCGCGTAAGGTGTCGCGGTACCGAACGTAGACGAGCGCCTCAGGAACGAAGGTCAATGGAACATTACCCTGCAACTGAATCCGGAAACAATAATCGGTATCCATCAAACGGAACAGCGTCTCATCAAAACCACCAACCAGTTCGTGCAGCGAGCGCTCGACGGCTAAGCCACACCCACCGGCATGCGGCAAATACGGCGGATAATTCACCCGCTGTAACCCGTCGGCCTGCGGATTACGCCGCGTCCGGCTCAGCCAGGAATGGCGATTGAGCCGCTCGATATCAAAGCGCGAGGCGACAAACGGGTGGCGGTCGAGAGCATTGCCGATTGCCGCCACCCAACCCGGCGCCACCATATCATCAGCATCAACGAAGGCCAAGGCAGTACCACGCGCGTGGCGGGCGCCTTCGTTCCGGGCAAAGGCACCACCACGCCGTGCGCTTGCATCAATAATGCGTAGGTGCGGCAACCGGTTGAGAAAGGCAGCAGCAACTCGGCGCGAATCATCGCGCGAACCGTTGTCGGCCACAATCACTTCCCATGGCCGATCCCACGTCTGATCGGCCAACGCAGCGAGCTGTTCACCCAGGGTTACCGCAGCGTTGTAACATGGGATAATGATACTGAGTCGCACCTCACGTTGCACAGCTTATGCTCCTTACTGCTCGCCTCTTACGCACTTACGTTATGCCAAAGCCGGGTGAATGGCTGATGATTGCAGGTGTTACGAACAGGCTACAATACTGTAATCTTCTCGCGCAGTGGGCCTTGCAGATGCCGAGTAGCGTTGCGAGTGTCAACGATTGCCGGAGCTAATGTCGCAATCCGTTCGTAGTCGAATGCATTATGGTTGGTAATAATCACGGCACAATCGCACGAACGCAGCAGGTCATCCGTAAGCGGAACGGTCTGCATCCGGCGACCGTCGTGCAGTTCAAACTCGGTAATGTGGGGATCACAGGGGATTACCGTCGCGCCATCGGCAGTTAACAGATCGTACACCTTAAACGCGGGTGATTCGCGATAATCGTCA includes the following:
- a CDS encoding bifunctional sulfate adenylyltransferase/adenylylsulfate kinase yields the protein MAEDTLLIPPYGGRLVNLVVPAEERPAWLAMASRLPSIQISMRSLCDLELLATGGFSPLTGFMGQADYERVLEEMRLADGRLWPIPVTLPVEQSSFGSDRIVLRDVHNNPLAIMEVSEIFSWDAEREALAVLGTNDPRHPLVAEMARWGKFYAAGRLYVFNLPRYYDFVDLRRTPAEVRRLLTAMGRSNVVAFQTRNPMHRIHEELTKRAAAQVDGSLLIHPVVGMTKPGDVDHFTRVRSYRLLVEKYYDPSRTLLSLLPLAMRMAGPREAVWHAIIRRNYGANHFIVGRDHAGPGNDSTGKPFYGPYAAQELLARYAAEIGVKMIPFTELVYLKREGRYVPIDEVPPGAEVATISGTQVRDEYLAKGRLLPEWFTRPETAEILRQMYPPRHRQGFCVWFTGLSGAGKSTIAAILNILLLERGRTPTILDGDVVRTHLSKGLGFSREDRDTNILRIGFVASAVVKAGGAVICAAVSPYRAARNECRAMIGSDQFIEVFVDTPLEVCEQRDVKGLYAKARRGELRGFTGIDDPYEPPVNPELVLTTTDVTPEENARKIIRYLEEKGFLEG
- a CDS encoding glycosyltransferase family 2 protein, producing MVATVTVAIPVYKRLTYVAQAIRSVAAQDYPAIELIVSDNGCNGNAVWEIAHANYPRPFIFRQNPASVPIVTHFNQLIAAASGEYFILLSDDDELAPGYVSTMVAALVANPSAAVAISRVEVIDEHNRVIGSTADRPLPPPLMSGPDWIERWGRNEHKFVSFTTNVARTSEIWMVGGYPDFDGGNGIDNALLVALSIGRSIVYCHEAIFRHRIYDTSFGKSVSIASLARASRQFLAFLDQHPALRAYARQHPQEWRRYRNAVIRVIWTTYYGRWRHLYRGREAYLDWLKAGFALPFIPAYYRRVIPEIIYSLPTIGQFAQRRLETR
- a CDS encoding acyltransferase translates to MRQHVVRLWTSLWMRYAGPHRLGKVATWLAALPYAPYKARVGLAHRYPQGYIAPSAQLNGRRIRRGRHVFIGDEVVIYQRQDGGPIELADYVELHRDTIIECGRGGSVVIGERTGLQPRCQLSAYVEPIVIGRGCQIAPQCAFYPYDHGTASGQPIGMQPLTSKGPIVLEDDVWLGYGVVVLSGVTIGSGTVVGAGSVVTKSLPAGVIAVGAPARVVRERTALDIDPITMR
- a CDS encoding sulfotransferase domain-containing protein, producing MVNVFRRARRTLRRWIRGPYADLGFTPHSDFYYLASFPKSGNTWVRFLLANLLAGEELGLQGFGRYVPDSHIKGDLAYMADPTTPFNQMRPRFVKTHLQYRPIFRRAIYIVRDGRDAMTSFYHWRNKRSGKPITLREIITGDFYWGRWSDHVLGWLNSDCELLLVKYEDLYADTATQVRRILEFCHMQASDEQIAAAVEAASFDRMRAKERSAQGANTPFFVRKGGSGDWRNLFSPDDEELFWQYHRAGMVAAGYPAT
- a CDS encoding glycosyltransferase family 4 protein yields the protein MRVVHVSTNDISGGAARAAYRLHQGLLQLGCDSRMVVAHRWSDDPTVQELASKPVLIGTWQRRWRGWRIRRDMQPYLTTRPPGLEPFSDDRSRYGYELPRALPACDVVTLHWVAGLLDYGSFFRTVPQRVPVVWRLSDQQPFTGGCHYDEGCGRYTATCGACPQLGSRDDHDLSHRIWLRKRAALAAVPPGHLHIVALNRWMAAEVHRSSLFGHLPVHIIPNGLDTTVFAPYDRAYARAILGLPQQAKIVLFVAVSVNNRRKGFAQLAAALAGLYDEPDLLLVSVGKHPPTLNIPIAHHPLGTVDEDTRLALAYSAADLFVIPSLQDNMPSTVLEALACGTPVVGFDTGGISELVRPGQTGWLAPVGDVDGLREAIRHALHNDDERVWLGRRCREIALAEYRQEIQAQRYLDLYQQITTTANATVRVG
- a CDS encoding glycosyltransferase family 2 protein, which produces MQREVRLSIIIPCYNAAVTLGEQLAALADQTWDRPWEVIVADNGSRDDSRRVAAAFLNRLPHLRIIDASARRGGAFARNEGARHARGTALAFVDADDMVAPGWVAAIGNALDRHPFVASRFDIERLNRHSWLSRTRRNPQADGLQRVNYPPYLPHAGGCGLAVERSLHELVGGFDETLFRLMDTDYCFRIQLQGNVPLTFVPEALVYVRYRDTLRGMLRQTRERAIANVALARRYGGEQLAQWWSFQPWLAYARRWFRHLGRAIRIRQREQLAEWLRVNAWLIGLLQGSLQYRYPPLAI
- a CDS encoding polysaccharide deacetylase family protein, with translation MVSSQQGGRARSSLLGRWLAPLGRRWLGTLIRVETTTPLVALTFDDGPHPRYTPQILDVLAHYHARATFFVLGRHAAEQRDLVAQIAAAGHVIGNHTFHHVRMPQTPRYRRWQELWSAQRAVAPYGTRLFRPPYGGQSYGSRVDALLLGYEVVGWTFHIEDWVAQSPVQLLERLNRQLRPGSIILLHDRLVQPRDPAAADRTPLIETLATFLAQWEETYRFVTVPELIRAGRPVRGPWFRPAL